The following proteins are encoded in a genomic region of Mesotoga sp. Brook.08.105.5.1:
- a CDS encoding DUF1015 family protein — MSDFRPFRAVRPAEGMAQKVNCPPYDVVSFEEAREIGRSPESFMHVIRAEIDLPMETDHYADTIYLKARDNLDRMIRDGILVQEDEPMYYIYWQKMKDHVQIGVVGGASVNEYQKDLIKKHELTRQDKEEDRVKHIRTTGANTGMVFLTFRANEGLETILQRYSKELPLSMRVIDENDVEHRLYAVKEREKVDELRAAFSSVECMYIADGHHRAASSSRVRELFKKENPAHTGNEEYNFFMAVAFPHSHLKIMDYNRVVQDLNGMTESHFIEKVSKAFDVEEAPDIPYRPLKRHEFGMCLTGKWYRLTAREGTFDESDPVSSLDVDILQKNLLDPILGIDNPREDSRIDFVGGIRGLKALENRIANGWAVAFSMFPTSMEELLAVADQGRIMPPKSTWFEPKLRSGLVVHLLR; from the coding sequence TTGTCTGATTTTAGACCATTTAGAGCAGTAAGACCTGCAGAAGGAATGGCGCAAAAGGTGAACTGCCCACCATACGATGTTGTTTCATTTGAAGAAGCGAGAGAGATCGGGAGGAGTCCCGAGAGTTTCATGCATGTGATTAGGGCAGAAATCGACCTTCCAATGGAAACCGATCATTACGCCGACACGATCTATTTGAAGGCAAGGGATAACCTTGATAGAATGATCCGGGATGGAATTCTCGTGCAGGAAGATGAGCCGATGTACTACATCTATTGGCAGAAGATGAAAGACCACGTTCAGATCGGAGTGGTTGGAGGAGCCAGTGTAAATGAATATCAGAAAGACCTCATAAAGAAACATGAGCTAACGAGGCAGGACAAGGAAGAGGACAGAGTTAAACACATAAGAACCACCGGTGCAAATACGGGCATGGTTTTCCTGACGTTCCGAGCAAATGAAGGGCTTGAGACGATTCTTCAGAGATACTCCAAGGAACTGCCATTATCAATGCGTGTTATCGATGAAAATGATGTTGAACATAGACTTTATGCAGTAAAGGAAAGAGAGAAAGTCGATGAACTGAGAGCTGCGTTTTCAAGTGTCGAGTGCATGTATATTGCCGATGGTCATCACAGAGCAGCTTCGTCTTCCAGGGTAAGAGAGCTTTTCAAGAAGGAAAATCCAGCACATACTGGGAACGAAGAATACAACTTTTTCATGGCCGTTGCGTTTCCCCATTCTCATCTAAAGATAATGGACTACAATAGAGTCGTTCAGGATTTGAACGGCATGACCGAATCGCATTTCATCGAAAAGGTAAGCAAGGCTTTCGATGTTGAAGAAGCTCCCGATATTCCATACAGGCCTCTTAAGAGACACGAATTTGGAATGTGTCTGACAGGCAAGTGGTACAGATTGACGGCCCGAGAGGGTACTTTTGATGAAAGCGATCCTGTTTCAAGCCTCGATGTAGACATTCTTCAGAAGAATCTTCTCGATCCCATTCTTGGAATTGACAATCCAAGAGAGGATTCCAGAATCGACTTCGTAGGAGGAATAAGAGGACTGAAGGCTCTTGAGAACAGAATAGCGAATGGCTGGGCGGTCGCGTTCTCAATGTTCCCCACTTCGATGGAGGAGCTTTTGGCTGTCGCCGATCAGGGAAGGATAATGCCTCCGAAATCAACCTGGTTCGAACCAAAACTGCGCAGTGGACTTGTGGTTCATTTACTTAGATGA
- the ybeY gene encoding rRNA maturation RNase YbeY, whose product MEILIQNKTQRKVEENIVVDIAEKVIRAELGDKNPGVLNILLTGDSEIKSINREFRNKDESTDVLSFQYGLEEETIGDIVISLDRISEQAAEFDNSFEEELYYILIHGVLHVLGYTHEGYDNGGEEMFDLQKGYFTRFVKEG is encoded by the coding sequence ATGGAGATTCTGATACAAAACAAGACACAGAGGAAGGTAGAAGAGAACATAGTAGTTGACATCGCGGAGAAAGTAATAAGAGCAGAGCTTGGTGATAAAAATCCGGGGGTACTGAACATTCTGCTCACGGGCGATTCGGAAATCAAAAGCATAAACAGGGAATTCAGAAACAAAGATGAATCAACCGATGTTCTTTCTTTCCAGTATGGCTTGGAAGAGGAAACTATTGGTGATATAGTAATCTCGCTTGACAGAATCTCTGAGCAAGCTGCTGAGTTCGACAATTCTTTTGAGGAAGAACTATACTACATTCTCATTCACGGCGTCCTACATGTTCTAGGGTACACTCATGAAGGATACGATAATGGTGGAGAAGAGATGTTTGATCTCCAGAAAGGTTATTTCACGCGCTTTGTTAAGGAGGGATAG
- a CDS encoding HDIG domain-containing metalloprotein, with protein sequence MSMNEKKKTKNSEISKVQFPLERLLNVKDLTNFVVFPIFLALLNRLPFLSLPSKPFLYFVGSAILWYIFAERSVRNNRYFNLHRAYRITFFSVVSFGVFVNSFVPSLADEALLPEMTPIFLSVSIVTVLIGYQEGIGSGLFMSFLASANLDNSLETFILLSVVVLATALTTRAIERRIEIARAGFEVSLIFTVVNGIRMSLQGEAIRVVDLLIAFANPILSSVIVIGIIPYLEYASRIYSDMGLLELGNLSHPLLKNLSIYAPGTYYHSISLANLSEAAAERIGANAILARVAAYFHDIGKSKRPQYFTENQQEGTNPHDNITPSMSNLVINEHVKQGIEQARKYRLPLLVEDVIKEHHGTRIKKFFFHKAKTMGQEERSDDFRYPGPKPQFKESGIIMLADSVEAAFKSIKKPTPAKTQELVEEVVNGIYNERQLDQSGLDLDDLEKIIEAFTRVLMSMNRPRIEYPKEATEKVVSINGDSDTKQDTEEGRREHSS encoded by the coding sequence ATGAGTATGAACGAGAAGAAAAAGACGAAGAATAGTGAAATATCAAAGGTTCAGTTCCCTCTTGAGAGACTTCTGAATGTCAAAGATCTCACAAATTTCGTAGTCTTTCCCATATTCCTAGCACTGCTCAATAGATTGCCGTTCCTTTCGCTTCCTTCAAAACCATTTCTCTACTTCGTGGGTTCGGCGATCTTATGGTACATATTCGCGGAGAGATCCGTCAGAAATAACAGGTATTTCAACCTTCATAGAGCTTATCGGATAACTTTCTTTTCTGTTGTTTCTTTTGGTGTTTTTGTGAATTCTTTTGTACCCTCTCTTGCAGACGAAGCACTTCTACCGGAAATGACACCGATTTTTCTGAGTGTTTCAATTGTGACAGTTCTGATTGGTTACCAGGAGGGGATTGGCAGCGGTCTGTTCATGTCCTTCCTTGCATCTGCGAATCTCGACAACTCTCTTGAAACATTCATACTGTTGTCGGTGGTGGTTCTTGCAACAGCTCTTACCACAAGAGCTATAGAGAGAAGAATTGAGATCGCTAGAGCCGGTTTCGAAGTTAGCTTGATATTTACGGTGGTAAATGGGATCAGAATGTCACTTCAAGGAGAGGCAATTCGTGTGGTCGATCTGTTAATAGCTTTTGCTAATCCCATTCTGTCGTCTGTGATTGTAATTGGAATAATACCCTATCTCGAATACGCAAGCAGGATTTACTCGGATATGGGTTTGCTGGAACTCGGAAATTTATCCCATCCTTTGCTGAAGAATCTGTCGATATACGCGCCAGGGACCTACTATCACAGCATCTCCCTTGCAAATCTCTCTGAAGCTGCCGCGGAGAGGATAGGAGCAAACGCCATACTGGCGAGAGTAGCAGCCTATTTTCACGACATCGGAAAGTCGAAACGTCCGCAGTACTTCACTGAGAACCAGCAAGAGGGGACAAATCCTCACGACAATATCACGCCATCAATGTCAAATCTCGTTATAAATGAACACGTGAAGCAAGGAATCGAACAGGCTAGAAAGTATAGGCTTCCGCTTCTTGTAGAGGACGTAATAAAAGAACATCATGGAACAAGAATAAAGAAATTCTTCTTTCACAAAGCCAAGACGATGGGTCAGGAAGAGAGAAGCGATGACTTCAGATATCCTGGTCCGAAGCCGCAGTTCAAGGAGTCTGGGATAATTATGCTGGCGGATTCCGTTGAAGCAGCGTTCAAGAGTATAAAGAAACCTACTCCCGCAAAGACTCAAGAGCTTGTTGAAGAGGTCGTCAACGGTATCTACAATGAAAGGCAGCTTGATCAAAGTGGATTAGATCTCGATGATCTTGAGAAGATCATTGAAGCTTTCACTAGAGTTCTAATGAGTATGAATCGGCCAAGAATTGAATACCCTAAAGAGGCTACCGAAAAGGTGGTGTCCATCAATGGAGATTCTGATACAAAACAAGACACAGAGGAAGGTAGAAGAGAACATAGTAGTTGA
- a CDS encoding PhoH family protein yields the protein MAIRKLSLPTGVEVAELFGEYDRKAKYIQKKLDVRISIIGDEIWIKGEDGTGIDIAGKIVDELVQISRDGHLVEWREFEYIVDQHLQYDEDGGSFKGVYNEVKETTLLSNRIRPKTIGQKNYMETMKEKELVFSIGPAGTGKTYLAVAMAVDFLKSGKVQRIILTRPAVEAGEKLGYLPGTLLDKVDPYLRPLYDALMEMIPAEKLAYYRESSIIEVVPLAYMRGRTLNNSFIILDEAQNTTYQQMKMFLTRIGFGSRVVVTGDITQIDLPRDSGSGLVVIQKVLGDIQTIGFSYLTDQDVVRNPLVKDIIKAYDEYEREEKDEE from the coding sequence TTGGCGATACGAAAGCTCAGTCTACCAACAGGGGTTGAAGTCGCCGAGCTTTTCGGAGAGTATGATCGAAAAGCTAAGTATATTCAGAAGAAGCTGGATGTAAGAATTTCGATCATCGGTGATGAGATTTGGATAAAAGGTGAAGATGGAACAGGAATAGATATTGCAGGAAAGATAGTGGATGAACTTGTTCAGATAAGCAGAGATGGCCACCTTGTTGAGTGGAGGGAGTTTGAATATATAGTAGATCAACACCTGCAGTATGACGAGGATGGGGGAAGCTTCAAGGGCGTCTACAACGAAGTAAAGGAAACAACACTGCTTTCAAACAGGATAAGACCGAAAACCATCGGGCAGAAGAACTATATGGAGACGATGAAGGAGAAAGAACTCGTCTTTTCCATTGGTCCTGCTGGGACCGGGAAAACCTATCTTGCTGTAGCTATGGCAGTAGACTTTCTGAAGTCAGGTAAGGTACAAAGGATAATCCTCACTCGACCCGCCGTAGAAGCCGGAGAGAAATTGGGATATCTCCCGGGCACTCTTCTCGATAAGGTAGATCCTTATCTGAGACCTCTCTATGACGCACTCATGGAAATGATACCCGCTGAGAAACTCGCCTACTACAGAGAGAGTTCGATAATCGAAGTCGTCCCTCTTGCCTATATGAGAGGAAGGACTTTGAACAACTCATTCATCATCCTTGACGAGGCTCAAAACACAACCTACCAGCAAATGAAGATGTTCCTTACTAGAATTGGATTTGGTTCGAGAGTAGTTGTGACTGGGGATATTACTCAGATTGACCTTCCTAGAGATTCAGGGTCGGGTTTAGTGGTCATTCAGAAAGTGCTTGGAGATATCCAAACGATCGGCTTCTCATATTTGACCGATCAGGATGTTGTGAGAAACCCTCTTGTTAAGGATATTATAAAGGCATACGATGAGTATGAACGAGAAGAAAAAGACGAAGAATAG
- a CDS encoding sigma 54-interacting transcriptional regulator, translating to MLYRKIMVGENLESMQCEMYFESLFDVDFDYLVGLGKDMPTILFIDASKYSKDVLNDWIFAFTNIILINNNPIRAFIIRGYSEELQEFKGYYRVVSSYKSARQIVQEIVSSIDGSLDKIIGKSNRVLQMKKMMVLTMFYDGSIMILGETGSGKNLLAEVIAKLSPRGSRPFYSINCAAIPENLLESELFGYKKGAFTGATSEKVGLIEQANYGTLFLDEIGDMPLNLQAKILAITENREFFKIGATKPMKVDVRFITATNRYDDSALRNDLRYRLSAVKIDLPPLRERKTDIPLIFDDVLEKKGYLVKFDNIPKELKERFLTYNYPGNVRELINMVEEYLAVNDVVQASVNSSMSKNVKLLAEEAMVARIVNGTTYKDFLQEVYKSASQELLQQRSEVLGNDINELSKEFGLTTRRIRDLLAELNSSANNPTRSDGEE from the coding sequence TTGCTCTACAGAAAGATCATGGTTGGAGAGAATCTTGAATCCATGCAGTGCGAGATGTATTTCGAAAGCCTGTTTGATGTCGACTTCGACTATCTGGTCGGTCTTGGAAAGGATATGCCGACGATTCTTTTCATAGATGCAAGCAAATACAGCAAAGATGTTCTAAACGACTGGATCTTTGCATTCACAAACATAATTCTGATTAACAACAACCCGATTCGGGCATTCATTATCAGGGGTTATTCTGAAGAGCTGCAGGAGTTCAAAGGTTACTACCGCGTTGTCAGCAGCTACAAGAGTGCGAGGCAGATAGTTCAGGAGATAGTATCCAGTATCGACGGCAGCCTGGATAAGATAATCGGAAAAAGCAATAGAGTTCTTCAGATGAAGAAGATGATGGTCCTCACTATGTTTTATGACGGCTCAATAATGATTCTCGGAGAGACGGGATCTGGCAAGAATCTACTTGCAGAAGTAATAGCCAAGCTCTCTCCAAGAGGTTCCAGGCCCTTCTATTCGATAAACTGCGCGGCGATACCGGAGAACTTACTGGAAAGCGAGCTCTTTGGGTACAAGAAGGGGGCCTTCACCGGAGCAACTTCCGAAAAAGTTGGTCTTATCGAACAGGCGAACTACGGGACGTTATTTCTAGATGAGATCGGAGACATGCCGCTGAACCTGCAGGCCAAGATACTTGCAATAACAGAAAACCGGGAGTTCTTCAAAATAGGCGCGACAAAACCGATGAAGGTAGATGTTAGGTTCATAACGGCAACGAACAGATATGATGATTCTGCATTAAGAAATGACCTAAGATACAGACTGTCCGCAGTGAAGATAGATCTCCCACCGCTAAGAGAGAGAAAGACGGACATCCCGCTGATTTTTGACGACGTTCTAGAGAAGAAGGGATACCTTGTAAAATTCGATAATATCCCTAAAGAGCTTAAGGAGAGGTTTCTTACCTACAACTACCCAGGCAACGTCAGGGAGTTGATCAACATGGTTGAAGAGTATCTGGCGGTCAACGATGTTGTTCAAGCTTCCGTAAACTCTTCGATGTCGAAAAATGTCAAACTTCTCGCCGAAGAGGCGATGGTGGCTAGAATAGTAAACGGAACAACCTACAAAGACTTTCTCCAGGAAGTCTATAAAAGCGCCTCTCAGGAACTACTCCAACAACGTTCAGAAGTCCTCGGAAACGATATTAACGAACTCTCAAAGGAATTTGGTTTGACTACAAGAAGGATCAGAGATCTCCTTGCTGAGCTTAACAGCTCCGCCAATAATCCAACACGAAGTGATGGAGAAGAGTGA
- a CDS encoding phospho-sugar mutase: MDYKSRYQRWLNSPEIDGPTRNELLSISNSDDEIKDRFYKELEFGTAGLRGKLGAGDNRMNKYNVARATQGLANLILTGSLEQRDRGVVIAYDSRHMSRDFAEIAASVLTANGIKVYLFNDIRPTPLLSFSVLTLSTVAGIMITASHNPKEYNGYKLYWEDGAQVLPEVADKVYTQMRKTELFVGPKTIPLEEARRNGLLVDVGKELDDLYISKVLSLTLRDSEEELDKSIRIVFTPLNGTGNVMIRRVLRERGFKNVFVVPEQENPDPDFSTVGYPNPEDVRAFALARKLGLEKKADLLLATDPDADRLAVMIKKNEDYEPLNGNQTGALLVCYLLLSMKEKGVLPEDGFIVKSIVTGDMAKTIAQEYGVRTFEALTGFKNICGKAIEIEEGGKGRFIFGYEESIGYVTGSFVRDKDAVSSSMLLCEMAAYFLKRGKSLLNVLDELYVKYGVFSEKQISIILEGVSGQKRVDRIMKEYRMEYPVKIGTSRVVNYIDFLSGVNTDLRTGKASATKIPISDVIKFIFDDGSWYAIRPSGTEPKLKVYIYARAKDKDEALTKLVRIEQLVLEKIESIQ; this comes from the coding sequence ATGGATTACAAGAGCCGTTATCAGAGGTGGCTTAATAGCCCCGAAATCGATGGACCTACGCGAAATGAATTGCTCTCTATATCGAACAGTGACGACGAGATAAAGGACCGCTTCTATAAAGAGCTCGAGTTTGGTACAGCAGGTTTAAGGGGCAAGTTAGGCGCTGGCGACAACAGGATGAACAAGTACAACGTTGCCAGAGCAACGCAGGGATTGGCGAATCTGATTCTGACCGGAAGTCTTGAGCAAAGGGATAGAGGTGTTGTAATCGCCTACGATTCCAGACATATGTCAAGAGATTTCGCTGAAATTGCTGCATCGGTACTTACAGCAAATGGAATAAAAGTCTACCTCTTTAATGATATAAGGCCAACACCGCTGCTTTCCTTCTCCGTTCTTACACTCTCAACAGTAGCGGGAATTATGATTACCGCCAGCCACAATCCAAAAGAGTACAATGGGTACAAGCTATACTGGGAAGATGGGGCTCAAGTACTGCCCGAAGTGGCCGACAAAGTCTACACCCAGATGCGAAAAACAGAGCTGTTTGTTGGCCCGAAGACGATCCCTCTAGAAGAGGCAAGAAGGAATGGACTGCTGGTTGATGTGGGTAAGGAGCTCGATGATCTCTACATCTCCAAGGTCTTGTCACTTACCCTTCGAGATTCAGAGGAGGAGCTGGACAAATCAATTAGAATCGTCTTCACTCCTTTGAATGGTACCGGCAACGTCATGATACGTCGTGTATTGAGAGAACGGGGCTTTAAGAATGTTTTTGTGGTTCCTGAACAGGAGAATCCAGATCCAGACTTCTCTACAGTTGGTTATCCAAATCCTGAAGATGTTAGGGCCTTTGCACTTGCTAGAAAGCTCGGGCTTGAAAAGAAGGCCGATTTGCTTCTTGCAACTGATCCAGATGCTGATCGTCTCGCAGTAATGATCAAAAAGAATGAGGACTATGAACCACTTAACGGGAATCAGACGGGGGCACTCCTCGTTTGCTATCTTCTTCTATCAATGAAAGAGAAGGGAGTTCTACCTGAAGATGGCTTCATCGTTAAGTCTATAGTAACGGGAGATATGGCGAAAACGATTGCGCAAGAGTACGGGGTAAGAACTTTCGAAGCGTTGACTGGATTCAAGAATATCTGCGGAAAAGCCATTGAAATTGAAGAGGGTGGAAAGGGGAGATTCATATTCGGATACGAAGAAAGCATAGGTTATGTCACGGGAAGCTTTGTAAGAGATAAGGATGCCGTTTCTTCATCCATGCTTCTTTGTGAGATGGCAGCTTATTTCCTAAAGAGAGGAAAGTCATTGTTGAACGTACTCGATGAGCTATATGTCAAATACGGTGTCTTCTCGGAGAAGCAGATATCAATAATTCTTGAAGGCGTATCGGGACAAAAGAGGGTCGACAGAATTATGAAGGAGTATAGGATGGAGTACCCCGTTAAGATAGGCACTTCGAGAGTGGTGAATTACATAGACTTTCTGAGCGGCGTTAATACTGATCTTCGTACCGGAAAAGCGAGCGCAACGAAGATTCCAATCTCCGATGTCATTAAGTTCATCTTCGATGATGGTTCATGGTATGCGATAAGACCGTCGGGAACAGAGCCCAAACTGAAGGTTTACATCTATGCTAGAGCGAAAGATAAAGACGAGGCGTTAACTAAACTAGTAAGAATAGAGCAATTGGTACTTGAGAAGATAGAGTCCATACAATGA
- a CDS encoding PhzF family phenazine biosynthesis protein: protein MKIFQVDSFTGVPFGGNPAGVCVLEKEIEERQYLNIAAEMNLSETAFVNPLTKSNTFGLRWFTPKTEVKMCGHATLATAWVQFTELGIEGEIFYETLSGRLKVRYVDGKIEMDFPSDNPVRVPIDDALESIIGVKGKGYYSPATEKLLYFIPSISELEAILPDFNLLEKMDFGIEVKGLIVTSPGDQRYDFYSRYFAPWVGINEDPVTGSAHTVLGPFWSNQLGKRVLKACQLSSRMGEIELRLLEENRILILGEAVTLIRGTISI, encoded by the coding sequence TTGAAGATCTTTCAGGTAGATTCATTTACGGGAGTGCCTTTCGGTGGAAATCCTGCAGGGGTCTGTGTACTTGAAAAGGAAATTGAAGAGAGGCAGTATCTTAACATTGCGGCTGAGATGAATCTTTCCGAGACTGCTTTTGTGAATCCTTTGACGAAGAGTAATACTTTTGGGTTGAGGTGGTTCACTCCTAAGACTGAAGTGAAAATGTGCGGGCACGCCACTCTTGCTACTGCCTGGGTACAGTTCACCGAGCTGGGAATAGAAGGAGAAATCTTCTATGAGACTCTAAGCGGCAGACTGAAGGTTCGGTATGTCGATGGAAAGATAGAGATGGATTTCCCTTCAGATAATCCAGTTAGGGTACCAATCGATGATGCATTGGAGAGTATCATCGGAGTGAAAGGGAAAGGCTACTATTCACCCGCAACGGAAAAACTTCTCTACTTCATACCATCAATCTCTGAGCTCGAAGCGATTTTGCCGGACTTCAATCTTCTTGAGAAGATGGACTTTGGTATTGAAGTCAAGGGTTTGATCGTTACATCTCCCGGCGACCAAAGATATGATTTCTACTCTAGATATTTCGCTCCATGGGTAGGCATAAACGAAGATCCGGTAACCGGATCTGCTCACACAGTTCTAGGTCCTTTCTGGTCCAATCAACTCGGAAAGAGAGTTCTCAAGGCCTGTCAACTCTCTTCTAGAATGGGAGAAATCGAGCTCAGATTATTGGAGGAAAACAGGATTTTAATCCTGGGAGAAGCAGTCACGTTAATAAGGGGCACTATTTCGATCTAG
- a CDS encoding FeoA domain-containing protein: protein MVVPLSRMCEGEKGKIRKLELPPITRERLCGLGFVSGEEIQLIKVAPFGDPKVYRIKGTDITLRDDISMWILVETSSISLSYASKGDYLVSLINGGMGFRERLRLLGIEEGKGLTVIDNLGRRIEISVKGNYATLSRGQAMRIIVRER, encoded by the coding sequence ATGGTTGTTCCACTGTCAAGAATGTGCGAAGGTGAAAAGGGCAAAATCAGAAAACTAGAGCTTCCCCCGATAACGAGGGAGCGGTTATGTGGTCTCGGTTTTGTTAGCGGCGAGGAGATACAGCTGATCAAAGTCGCTCCTTTTGGTGATCCAAAAGTCTACAGAATAAAGGGCACAGATATTACTCTTAGAGATGATATATCCATGTGGATACTTGTAGAGACATCTTCAATTTCTCTTTCATACGCTTCCAAAGGAGATTACTTGGTAAGTCTCATAAACGGTGGGATGGGATTTAGAGAAAGGCTGCGATTGCTGGGGATCGAAGAAGGCAAAGGACTTACAGTAATCGATAATCTTGGAAGGCGGATTGAAATCAGCGTAAAAGGCAATTATGCAACGCTTTCGAGAGGTCAGGCGATGCGAATCATAGTCAGGGAGAGATAA
- the feoB gene encoding ferrous iron transport protein B, protein MKNQPDRIDSKEITVALLGNPNVGKTSIFNSLTGSRQVVANWPGVTVEKRAGVMRHHNHTIDVVDLPGTYTLGATSLDEKIARDFLVNEKPGVAIVIGDAVNLERSLYLLLQVLELRGDVVLVVNAVDEARKAGFEIDKNELSKQLGIPVVVTSAVTGEGIEELKNTLVKSTKSSSHVHYLFSDEVEAHLRDLSERIKGNPSLAGFDERWLSIKLLEKDYEVQKITGITLDYDFSVEIAETRYKYIKRILSTSVKGKEKIGWNFSEAIDHVMTHRFLGILIFLAVMYIVFQLTFTISGPLSIVIEELLGGLGRAFGGFIGVDWLRSLVVEGIIGGVGAVLVFVPNIFILFLALGILEETGYLPRAAFVIDRLMYSMKLSGRSFMSMLLGFGCNVSSIMSTRSISEPKERIVTILVSPFISCSAKLPVYVLIAGTFFGARAGVVIFFLYVLSIVITVLSALLINKLFFKGEPSTLIMELPRYRKPRLSSLILYTWNKGRHFLEKAGTIILGASVVIWFLSYFPSEGTGSFAAMIGKSLEPLFIPLGYTWEMITSLVFGIAAKEVIVSSLTTFFGNLSVSGSSLGAIRTLITPEIALSFLVFVLLYVPCMPTLAVIKNETGSYKYVFFSVFYSLTVAYTVALIVRVVGGFL, encoded by the coding sequence GTGAAAAATCAGCCAGATAGAATCGATTCAAAGGAAATTACCGTAGCGCTTCTAGGAAACCCAAACGTTGGAAAGACAAGCATATTTAACAGTCTAACCGGCTCGAGACAGGTTGTTGCGAACTGGCCCGGTGTTACTGTTGAAAAGAGAGCCGGAGTGATGAGGCATCACAATCACACCATAGATGTTGTTGATCTGCCAGGCACTTACACTCTGGGTGCCACCAGTCTTGATGAAAAAATAGCCAGGGATTTCCTTGTGAATGAGAAGCCTGGTGTCGCAATAGTCATAGGTGATGCCGTCAACCTGGAAAGAAGTCTCTATCTTCTTCTTCAAGTTCTTGAGCTTCGCGGAGATGTAGTTCTTGTAGTAAACGCAGTCGATGAAGCGAGGAAAGCAGGCTTTGAGATCGACAAGAACGAGCTTTCGAAGCAGCTTGGCATTCCGGTTGTCGTTACCTCGGCGGTCACAGGCGAAGGTATCGAAGAGCTGAAGAATACTCTTGTGAAGAGCACCAAGAGCAGCAGCCATGTCCACTATCTTTTCTCCGATGAAGTGGAAGCTCACCTTAGGGATCTATCAGAGAGAATAAAGGGAAACCCTTCTCTGGCCGGGTTTGACGAACGTTGGCTTTCGATAAAGCTTCTGGAAAAGGACTATGAAGTTCAAAAAATAACGGGAATAACTCTGGACTACGACTTCTCTGTGGAAATCGCTGAAACTCGCTATAAATATATAAAAAGGATCCTTTCCACATCAGTTAAGGGTAAAGAAAAGATAGGGTGGAATTTTTCCGAAGCAATAGATCACGTTATGACTCATAGATTTCTTGGGATTTTGATATTCCTTGCGGTTATGTACATCGTCTTCCAGCTGACCTTCACTATCTCAGGACCCTTATCGATCGTGATTGAAGAACTGCTCGGAGGCCTCGGCCGCGCATTTGGCGGCTTCATCGGCGTAGATTGGCTTCGCTCTCTCGTTGTTGAGGGAATAATAGGAGGCGTTGGAGCCGTTTTGGTTTTCGTGCCTAACATTTTCATACTTTTCCTAGCGCTTGGAATTCTTGAAGAAACCGGCTACTTGCCTAGAGCTGCCTTTGTCATTGATAGACTAATGTATTCAATGAAACTCAGCGGGCGCTCCTTCATGTCTATGCTCCTTGGATTTGGATGCAATGTTTCATCTATTATGTCGACAAGATCGATCTCTGAACCAAAAGAGCGAATAGTAACCATTCTTGTCTCGCCGTTTATCTCTTGTAGCGCGAAGCTTCCAGTCTATGTTTTGATTGCAGGCACCTTCTTCGGCGCAAGAGCCGGTGTAGTGATTTTCTTTTTGTACGTTTTAAGTATTGTTATAACGGTCCTTTCCGCGCTGCTGATCAACAAGCTCTTCTTCAAGGGCGAGCCCTCCACGTTGATAATGGAGCTTCCACGTTATAGAAAACCGAGGCTAAGTTCATTAATTCTCTATACCTGGAACAAGGGGCGTCACTTTCTCGAAAAGGCTGGTACGATAATACTTGGCGCCTCTGTTGTAATATGGTTTCTCAGTTACTTTCCCTCAGAAGGGACAGGGAGTTTCGCAGCCATGATTGGGAAATCACTTGAACCGCTCTTCATACCCCTGGGTTACACGTGGGAAATGATAACCAGTTTGGTTTTCGGAATAGCCGCGAAAGAAGTCATCGTTTCATCGCTCACAACGTTCTTTGGAAATCTTAGCGTCTCAGGAAGCTCTCTTGGTGCTATAAGAACGTTGATTACCCCTGAAATAGCTTTGAGTTTCCTAGTTTTTGTACTTCTGTATGTTCCGTGCATGCCAACACTTGCTGTGATAAAGAATGAAACCGGAAGCTACAAGTATGTATTCTTCTCCGTCTTCTACAGTCTTACAGTTGCCTATACTGTTGCACTAATCGTAAGAGTAGTTGGGGGATTCCTATGA